A stretch of DNA from Equus caballus isolate H_3958 breed thoroughbred chromosome 13, TB-T2T, whole genome shotgun sequence:
gggaaagatTGAGGATGTGTGTGCTTCTGTGTCTTGTCTGTTCACGGTCAGTGCGTGACTGGAGAAAAAGGTGTGTCTGTCCTTCTGTCCAGCTGACTCTGTAGCGTATGTTGGTGCCCCCGCTGTGCCCCTTTTCAGTTCacctctccccatcctcctgcTTCTTTCCTTACTGCTGCTTCCCCCCCAAAGGACATTTGGAGGGCAAGAGCAAaccaggtggggagggggttgtGCAGGTGGGGAGGGTGACAACTCCAGCTCTCTCCGCCGCTTAAAGGGAAGGTTTGACAGAGAtgcgggggggtggggagtgaaggGGAAGCGGTGGGTTTGCAGCATCAGTGATTGCCCCTCTCTGACACCAGACCCCTCCTCCGTATCTCCTGCCAGAAGGTTGGGGCTGGGGGCTTGGACAGCTAGAGgttctgggggtggggtggggggagatgaCGCACAGATTGCGCAAAGAGAATCCATCAACGAGCCGGGTCCAGTGAAGGGAGACCAGCCGTgggcggggggttgggggaggacggaaatggggagggggcaggggagaggagagagaggcaagggGAGCAGCCACTGCAGGaatgaaggggagggagggaagctggaGGGGGCTGCGGTGCAGGCAGAGAGCTGTGCGGGGGCGTGGGCAGGGAAAGGGGGGAGTGACAATGACACACGCCAGACACACAAGAACTGCGGACACAGAGGTGCCCGTGGGCACACGCAGGGCACCCGCACCCTAAGGCTCTGGAAACCGGGATCAGGGCTGATTGTCAGGGGCTCAGAGACTCGTTCAGAGCCAGTGCTCAACCCCCTCCTCATCTCTTCCTAGCACTGACCCTCATTCTCccccatctctcttctctctctctctctctctctctctctctctctctcacacacacacacacacacacacagactcacgtGCTTTCCCTCTACAGCCAGCAGTGGCTTCTCGGTTCCATCAGTGGCTCGACTTTCCCAGAAGAAAGCCCATCAGCTCTGCGGGGAAAGAGGTGGGGAGGAGTGGAGAGAGGCAAGAGAGAAGagctgggggcaggagagggaggaaagaaggaaggaatctGGAACAGGTAGAAGGAACAGGCtaaaggagaaagataaaaaactgagAACCAAGGGGACTGGAGATGccaaagaagggaaggaaaagacagGGCAGCAGACCCCTCAGCAGTGCCTCACCACCCGCCCCCCCCAACTATCTAGACCTTCTCCTGGCCATGTGGGCtcccttcatttctcttcctccccctccccatctcccctgcaTCTTCCCAGTCGGGTTACCAAGAGCAGTGGAATGAGGAGGGGGTCACGTTACCTTCCTGAGGAGGATGAATCAGAGAGAGATGGCTCAGACAtctggagagggggaggggaagccgTCCAAGAGAGAAGGCAGCGGAGAGGGAGGGCAGGCTGAGCGGCTGATGGGGCTAAGAGACCAAGTGTGAGATGAGGGAAGATAGACACATAGAAAAACTGTTTGTGTTCCTGTgggcttgtgtgtgtgcacacgcacctgtgtgtgcatgtacatgcatgtgcatgtgtgtttgtgtgtgtacagagATTAATGATACAtatgggggaaagaaaaagaaaaggaattgagAAGACTGTTTATTTAATCAGATTGAGAGTGGATGGGCACGGGAGTGTTCCAATTTAAATATGTAATCTTCTCTTCCACTCTGTGTGGCTGTGTTTTTGCCTATTTCcaggtgtctgtgtgtgagtgagtgtgtgtgttctgaTCCCTCCTGAGTGCCTGTATACCTGGTCGGTTGGGAGCACATCCAGTCCAGGCATCTGCTGGTGTCTGAAAAATGTGCCCAGCTTGGCGTGacaataatgtgtgtgtgtgtgtatgtctttgtgggtccttccatGCCTGTTGGTATATGTTAGAGATTATGTGGACTTCTGTGTACTTTGAtctttcctgcccctcccccacatccACCTTTTTCTTTAGATTTCTGTGCCCTAAAGCCTCAAGATCCAAGTCACTCATCCGCAGCCCCCAAGTTTGGGTCTTTGCCCTTGTTTTCAGAGAGTTCCCccatttctccattcttccccagctccccaccccttccttcctctgctctaGCCCAGAAGCCCAAGGGAGCTTCTCAGAAAGTGACATCCCAAGAGTCTCAATATCATGGAGTAGGGGAGGGGGCAGCAAGGTGGAGGCCGGGTTCCAAGGGCAACGGGCTTGGTGATTCCCCAGTCTGGATCTTGACCTCTCTTGTCTGCATAGTCTCTGAATCTCTGGGTCTGTTTTTGCCTCTCTCCATCCCAGTTCCCTACCTGGGGCATCTCATTCACACACATCCCACCTCTCGGAGATATGCTGTGCCCCTTATACCCTGCTGCCTCTAGGGGCTTCTGGAAAACAGCTGGACTGGGGACAGGTTCCTGGgactggggagagaagggagatggcaggaaagaaagagaaatggagagacagagctggaaaaggcagagcTGAGCGGGGGAGCTGGAGGGGATGCCTGGTGTTTGCTCTGAGTTGTTTGTATAAATccatctctctttgtctttgtttctgaATCTCCCATACTCTCCAGGAGGATGGCAGGAGGAGGTGGGTTCCAGCAGAGTAGTGATCTAAGCTGAGATTTGGGAAACCAGGGGAGGGGGGCAGAGCACTGGGTCTTTTCCCCGAGGAggtttaggagaaaaaaagagggcaGGGGCTTGGAGCCCCTGCAGCTCACCATCCccccttttcctcccctcccccccgacCGGTGACTCACCTCTGCAGCCTTTCATTGCGTCAGCGATGGGGGACAGACAAGGAGGGGGACACTTTATGAGAGGGGCAGGGGTCTCCACTTTGAACTGAAAGAAGATGCTGAAAGCCCCCCTGAAAATGGCCCCATTAGAATGCATTATTGCCCTATCTCCTGCCCACCCCAGCTCAGTAGGGTGGGGAGCCCTCGGAAGGGGACTGGGAGAGGGCTGGGGGCCACTGGTGGGCCTGGGAATAATGAGTACTAGGAAGGGAGCGCTCACCCTGATTTTCAGTCCCAGGGTCCCATTCCCTCATACCCCCACCCATCCCTGAGTGGGGGAAGGGAGACCCAGCAATCCGGGGGAGGGCAAAGCCGCAGAGATGAGTCAccaagacagggagagagagagagagacagagatgaggagagacacaaagagagacaGCTACTGGAGAGACccagaaaggaaaacacacacacacacaccttgaaGGTGGTACCCACAAACTAGCAAGAGTAAAGAAATTGTGTACTTCCATAGCCCAAAACCAGCCTTCTCCAGCATCctcctgtcacacacacacaacacactaTCATTCAGAGTTACACTGATGTTCTGAGACGCACCCACTTACACAAACACAATGTCACATCTAGTCTATCAGGGTCACGCAGACCCATGCTGAAGATGTGACCAGGGTAATGGAGAGTCACGTTGAGAGCCCTCATTCCTTTTACACAGGATGGTGGGAGGGAGTAAAAATCCTGAAGGAATGTGACTTCAAAAATTCAAGACGCGGATGAGGGACTCACAGCCTATGCGTTGCACACTCGACGATATGTACAAGTAGTGCCTGCCTCCCCGTCCACACGTACATAGTAACATATCAAACATCGTCCTCATCGAAAAGATACTTGGGAGTACCCGATTCTGGGGTACACCAGGCTCGTTGTCCCGAATTCATCCCACCCAGACACCCCTTGACTCGTACACACATGTACAGAAACGCAGACACACAAAGACGCCCATGGACACACTCACACGGAAACCACCTTGCGCTGCCTCGCCCGCGTCCGCACACGTCCTGGCGCCCCCGCGTGTTACTTTTCGGGATCGCAGTCTCCGCCGCTCCGAAGCTCGGCTCCCGGGGGGCGGTGCCCAGGCCgcttccacctcctccctctctgcgctGTGCCCCCCAGGAATGGGGGAAGCGAGTGCGCTGGCCACGAGAGTCGAGAGCTGGGAGTTAGACACCTGGATCCCGGGACTGAGGGAGGCTGGTCCTGGATGCCTAGGGGAACTTGGGAGAAGAGCCCATAGAATTTGGATAGCTGCCGGCTCCCGGGTCGAGGGGAAAACGAGGCTGGGGCCAGTCAAGGAGCCGCGTTGCTACCCGCCTCGGTTCCGAGCAACCTCTTCTTTCTGCCgcttggctggggtgggggcgggggcgggggcgcgcaACGGCCAACagccctcccctgctcccctccagGAAGTCATTAGCCCCATTGCCACGGGGCTTAGAGATCCTCTCTAATACAGGctgctggggaaggggggaggataATGCGTCTCACCCCTCCCCCCAGAGAAGAAGTGAAACAGACACAGAGGGTGGGCTAAAGGTCTGTTTTATTGCAATACAGCCATAGTTGAAGTGACAGGGAGGGTGGCAGTATGGCCGGGGTCAAGACACAGTCAAGGCAGAGCAGCACAGCAGTGAAGCGGGAACCGGGGACAGTGGCGAAGCAGCTTGGGGCCTCTGTGCCCACCTTCTTCCACCTCCTGGCACCCTCATCTGCCCACATCTTGCATTCCATGCCCAGCGAAGCATGTGCTCGTTGTCAGTGAATCCCCAGCAAGTGTCGATTGGCCAACAAGTTCAAGCTACCAGCGTCACACAGAATGAAGTTCTGAGGCATGCTCTGGGCTCGGGGCCGCTGGGTTCTAGTCTCTGCCAGGCTCCAGGCCTCTGCGAGTGACTTGGAAGTCACTTTGATccttctgagtctctgtttcctcccTCTGTGGTAGACGTGGGGATCCAGTACAGGAGGCAGCGCTGTGCAGATGCAGCTGTTACTACTTGCATTTAAACAGAAGACTGACAAAGCCCAAAAAGCATGAGGGAACCAGAAATCCTTGGACGTGGGGGTTCCAGCCGCCCTAGAAGGCAGCCTGGTCAGAATCGGGAGAGAGCCCTCACACCGCTGAGGAACCTGCCCTCCACGACACCAAACTCTCCATCCAGAATCCCCTGGTTCACCGACCTGGGTCAGGCCCCTGGTTGGGGGCCTGCGAAATGGAAACATCGCGCAAAGTTGGAGGAAATCTCAGTCGGAGGGGACAGGCTCAGAAAGGTGTGTCACCAGAGCATAAACAGCTGGCCAGATATGGGTGGGCATCATAAGTCTATTTCACTTACAGGGTCCCTATTGCACACAGGGCGGGTGATGACGAGGTCCTGGGTAAGGGGAATGAGGAGCAGAGGAACCGACAATGAGGAGCTAAGACTCCGGGAGTTCcagggaggagggggatgggggacaaagagaaagagagagaggacactGACCTAGAGCCACAGGAggctgaggaggcaggaggcggGGAGAGCGGGGCGCGTTCTGAGTGCCTGAGAAAGGCCAGGAGGAAGAAAAGTAAGACCTATTGAGCAGCTGTGCTCCCGGCTGGGAGCTGGGCGTTGCACACACTTCTGCCCGCTTctcgcccggccccgccccccgccgaggaggcagaaaggaaaagcCAGGAAAGGGCAGAGTCCACTGCCAGGCCAGGGCGACGGACAGGAAAGGCTCTGAAGTCTGAGAAGGAACCCATTCCTTGGCCGGGAAGGGGAAAGGGTGGCCAATAGCACCGCAAGAGGCTCCCCCAAACCCAGCGGTGCAGATCCGGGTGTGGCGACGGCGTTTGGGGATGCTAGAGGCAACATGGCAGACAGAGAGGtgaggggaaagagaagggagggaccGGCACCAGGTGAGGGTAAGCGTCTGAGCCGACTGCggagggcggggggagggggcggagctTGCAAACAGTAGGGGCGGGGCTTGCTGGGGACCCGGGAAAGGGGGCGGGTCTAAAGcgcttcctctctccccttcgATGAGAGGCCTCAGATGTCGGCCTCCAGCAGGTCCCGTTCAGTATAACCCTTGACCAGCTCTAGCCCCAAGCCGGCCTGGCGCAAGTCCGCAGGCTGTCATCACAAGTAGGGTGCTAGGGAGACCTGGCACAGGACGTTGAGGCGGGCGAGGCGCCGGGCCTGGCGCAGCAGGTGCCACAGAAGCTGGCTCTGCGCCTGCGCGCCGTCGCTGCCGAACTCATCGGTGTTGAGGTGGCGCCACGTGCCTTCGCCGCCACGCAGGATGGGGAAGGGGCGCGTGCACAGCGTGAGCACGCGCGGGCGCGCGCGGCTGTCCCCGCGCCACTCCGGGCCTGTGGCCGCCAGCAGGCACAGGTTGCTCTCGCTCGGCCGGTAGGGCTGCCGGTCCAGGATGATGGTCCCGCCCGAAAGCACGTCGCGCTGCACAGAGGGCAACAGGAGGCGCCCGCCTCCGACACGGCCTTGGTGGTGGGCAGCGGGGAGAAGGTGCCGGAGGCCTGCAGCGCCGCCGGCTGCGCGTAGAATCAGACCAAAAGGATGCCCCCCGGGGCAGGCGGCGGGAGGGCTAGCGAGCCCGGCGCTTCTCGGCATCTTCACACCCACATTCACACCCACGGGCTCCCACCCGGGCCTTTCGGGAAGACCAACTACGTGGGGCCGGGTGGAGTGGGGAACGGGAAACCCTGCGTCCCAGAGGGCAGCATGGAGGAGCCAGGGGCAAGGCCTGCGAACACCTGGATCCCCAAGGAGAGGCGAGATCAGTGTGGAGTAGCCAGGGAGCTAGGGTTGTGCGCCCCTCAGTTTCCAAGGAGAGTGGAAGCGAGGGAAGCAGATCAGTCGGTAGGATGCGGGAGGCGGAGGGGAAGGACAAGGCTCAGATTAGGATGTTTGGGTCCCTGAAGGCAGGCAGGATCGATGTAGGGGAGACAGGGTCACGGAAGTCTGGACGGCTGGGCCCTTCAGCCTCCCGGACCGCTGGGAGGCGGAAGCTGTTTGACTTCCCCTGGGCAAAAGGCCTCAGTACCAGGACAGGGCTCAAGGGCGCCCCTACTCGGTAGTGCCGGCAGAGAAAGAAAGCCGGTGACCTGCTGGGCGTGGGGCAGGACTCTGGGAGGCCCAGAAGGACAGCCATCCGAGCTCCCTTGTCCTTCTCACCTGCTTGGTGATGAGGCGGTAGTTCTTCAGCTCCCGGGGGCCCAGCCGGTCGTCCTGGGTGAGTCGCGCTACCTTGACCCCCGGGTGCTGTCGTTTGGCCAGCTGTGAGCAGAAGCGCTGGGGCAGCCCGGCCACGCCCCTGCCGCACTCCTGGGGCGCCACGCGCAGCCCCTCCACCGGCACCATCTCCCTGACGTCCATCACATGCATGACTCCAGCGCGATCTGCTGACCGAGGCCTTTAGGGGGCCACCTCCCCGCCTCCGCCCCTGGCAGGGCTCTCGGCTTTTCGGGTTCACCTCTTCCCACTCGCTGAGCAATCCGTCGTCACCACCCCGGGCGCCAGGCCAGACCCGGGGCCTGCCCGGGGAGCTCTCCTCAGCACTTGGGCCTCAGACTCCAGAGCCGTCAGAAAGTGCATTCGCCGGAGTCTCTTCCACCTCTTGAGATGCTCCAGCTCCGCGCGCACCAGATCCCTGGCTGCTCACCACGCCCCTTTTCCTTGACCCCACCCCCAGGAGCTTGCCACACCCCCGGTATCTCCCACGCCCCGCTCGCTCTTAGCTCCGCCCGGCAGCCCGCCTCTGAGCTGGTCCTACTCGCCACATCCAGGCGCTCTTTGTTCGAGAGTTCGGTCTACTCAGGGGTCTGGGCCCGTTTCTAGCTGCTCTCACCCCCAGCCTACCCTCTCTTGCCTGCCACTCTTTTTGTGCTCCTGTCCCCAGAAACCCCTCAAAGGAATCTTCGGATATCAAAGCTGTCATCAGCCCCTTCGGTTCCTCCGCTATTCCAAGTTCTACACGTCTCCCGGCCCACcctccctggctgggcccctgGATCCGCAGGCCCTACTCTTTGGTTCTAAAGTCGACTCTCTTTCCTCAGTAACCTGACGAGGGCTGGGGGAGAGGCTTGCTGCCTCTCCTTTGTAGGATCCATGCACCCAAAGGTGGCTTCACCGCTTTtcacctgcccctgccccccggGCTCTCACCACTCCTCTCTTGCGCTTGGCCAGCGCCGTGGTGCGGTTGGGATCCCGGAGCCAGCTGTGGTAGCGGGTGGGAAGGTAGTAGCCGCCACGTAGATGCCCTCTGAGATGGCCAGCACCTCCTGAAACTCCCGTTCTGTGGCCACCACGAAGTCCAATGGCTTGGCCTCGGCCTAAGGCCCGGATCCAGACCTGCCCTTGACCCCCCAAGGACTTGGCCTTGGCTCTGGACCCTGACTCGGCCCCCAGGGGCTCGCCCTTAGCCTCAAGGCCCCATCCGGACCTGGACTTGGCCCCTGCCTCTTGTGGCTGGATCTCTGAGCCCGGCTCCGCATCTGGCTGCACCTCTCCTTCGGGCTTGGGGACCTCTGAGGTGGCTACGGCCACAGCCAGCTTCCAGCTTCATCACCctgcagaaaagggaacccagCATCAGGGTCAGAGCCCCCTGTCTCCACACCTGGCCCCAAACACACCACAGTCCCCACAACCCCTTCCTACACaaacaccccttctcttctgctCTCCACACTGATCCTGGGAACAGGGAGCATCCAGCTCCCAGAGCTCCCGACCCTAGCCCGCTTCACCCACCGGGATGCTCCTCAATGGCCACCAACTCAGGACATCTTGAGCTCCCCAGAGACTAGCCCTGAATCTCTTCCATACCCTGTCACCCCCAGGGACACACTCAAAGGAGAGAAGCCCTTGGGGGTGTAAATAATGGAGGGCCACCCCCTCAAGGGCCCCACCCTTTCTCTTCAAGGACAACAGGAGACAGAAATT
This window harbors:
- the NAT16 gene encoding probable N-acetyltransferase 16 produces the protein MPRSAGLASPPAACPGGHPFGLILRAAGGAAGLRHLLPAAHHQGRVGGGRLLLPSVQRDVLSGGTIILDRQPYRPSESNLCLLAATGPEWRGDSRARPRVLTLCTRPFPILRGGEGTWRHLNTDEFGSDGAQAQSQLLWHLLRQARRLARLNVLCQVSLAPYL